A stretch of the Nitratireductor thuwali genome encodes the following:
- the yihA gene encoding ribosome biogenesis GTP-binding protein YihA/YsxC produces the protein MGDTTESRLFSQPWIFIRGVPSMKFLPPEGPPEIAFAGRSNVGKSSLINALVRQRGLARTSNTPGRTQELNYFVPDGYSGEPGDLPPMALVDMPGYGFAKAPKEQVDAWTKLVFEYLRGRVTLKRVYLLIDARHGIKKIDEEVMDLLDQAAVSYQVVLTKADKIKPPAVVKLVDQTLAQLKKRAAAFPELIATSSEKGEGVENLRATILRAIEG, from the coding sequence ATGGGCGACACGACCGAAAGCCGCCTTTTTTCCCAGCCCTGGATCTTCATTCGCGGCGTGCCCTCGATGAAGTTCCTGCCGCCGGAAGGTCCGCCCGAGATCGCGTTCGCGGGCCGGTCGAATGTCGGCAAATCCTCGCTCATCAATGCGCTCGTGCGCCAGCGGGGGCTGGCGCGCACGTCCAACACCCCAGGCCGCACGCAGGAACTGAACTATTTCGTCCCCGACGGCTACAGCGGCGAGCCCGGCGACCTGCCGCCCATGGCGCTGGTCGACATGCCCGGCTACGGCTTCGCCAAGGCCCCCAAGGAACAGGTGGACGCCTGGACCAAGCTCGTCTTCGAATATCTGCGCGGCCGCGTGACGCTCAAGCGAGTCTACCTGCTCATCGACGCCCGCCACGGAATCAAGAAGATCGACGAGGAGGTCATGGACCTGCTCGACCAGGCCGCCGTGTCCTATCAGGTGGTGCTGACGAAGGCCGACAAGATCAAGCCTCCGGCCGTCGTCAAGCTGGTCGACCAGACCCTGGCCCAACTGAAAAAGCGGGCTGCCGCCTTCCCCGAACTCATCGCCACCTCGTCGGAAAAAGGCGAAGGCGTCGAGAACCTGCGAGCCACCATTCTGCGCGCGATCGAGGGGTAG
- the msrB gene encoding peptide-methionine (R)-S-oxide reductase MsrB, giving the protein MKRRHFLYAGAGAGVAIAGGAFAFRGRPGYSAMARSFEITKTEAEWRKILSEQQFAVMRQEVTERPYTSPLLKEKRAGTYDCAACALPLYASEAKYDSGTGWPSFYEALPDAIGTKDDNTLFMTRTECHCRRCGGHLGHIFDDGPPPTGKRHCINGVALTFSPKTA; this is encoded by the coding sequence ATGAAACGCAGACATTTCCTCTATGCCGGAGCGGGCGCGGGCGTCGCCATTGCGGGTGGGGCGTTCGCGTTTCGCGGCAGGCCCGGCTACAGCGCCATGGCGAGAAGCTTCGAGATCACCAAGACCGAAGCCGAGTGGCGGAAAATCCTGAGCGAACAGCAGTTCGCCGTGATGCGCCAGGAGGTGACGGAGCGGCCCTATACGAGCCCGCTGCTCAAGGAGAAGCGGGCCGGCACCTATGATTGCGCCGCCTGCGCGCTGCCGCTCTACGCATCGGAGGCCAAGTACGATTCGGGCACCGGCTGGCCGAGCTTCTACGAGGCGCTGCCCGATGCCATCGGCACCAAGGACGACAACACGCTGTTCATGACGCGGACCGAATGCCACTGCCGGCGCTGCGGCGGGCATCTCGGCCATATCTTCGACGATGGCCCGCCGCCGACGGGGAAGCGTCACTGCATCAACGGCGTGGCGCTGACATTTTCGCCGAAGACGGCGTAG
- a CDS encoding fasciclin domain-containing protein, which produces MKKLVSSILAGTAVLALTGASMADNPMVGGAAMYADKNIIENAVNSADHTTLVAAVKAAGLVETLSGDGPFTVFAPTNAAFEKLPDGTVETVLKPENKELLTTILTCHVVGAEAMSGAIGKMIADDGGTHPVETLGGCTLQAKMDGDKITLTDENGNVATVTIADVDQSNGVIHVIDTVLLPKQ; this is translated from the coding sequence ATGAAGAAGCTCGTTTCATCCATTCTCGCCGGCACTGCAGTCCTCGCCCTTACCGGGGCAAGCATGGCCGACAATCCCATGGTCGGCGGCGCGGCCATGTATGCGGACAAGAATATCATCGAGAATGCGGTGAATTCGGCCGATCACACCACGCTGGTGGCCGCGGTCAAGGCTGCAGGCCTCGTCGAAACGCTGTCCGGCGACGGCCCGTTCACCGTCTTCGCCCCGACCAATGCCGCCTTCGAGAAGCTTCCCGACGGGACTGTCGAGACGGTGCTGAAGCCGGAGAACAAGGAACTGCTGACAACCATTCTGACCTGCCACGTGGTGGGAGCGGAGGCAATGTCCGGCGCGATCGGCAAGATGATCGCCGATGATGGCGGCACGCACCCGGTGGAGACGCTTGGCGGCTGCACGCTGCAGGCCAAAATGGATGGCGACAAGATAACCCTGACCGATGAGAACGGGAACGTGGCGACCGTCACCATTGCCGATGTCGACCAGTCGAATGGCGTCATCCACGTCATCGACACCGTGCTTCTGCCCAAGCAGTAA
- a CDS encoding anti-sigma factor, which translates to MTPVDDHRPYREEDDLVAAEYVLGVLPADERAAVAGRIEAEPAFAQLVEAWEAKLSPMADGFEEVAPPGAVREALQQRLFGQAARQQPGALARMWQSVSVWRAATAAAAAALLVLAAVTLMEAPAPDADERFVASLSGEGSEVHYFVVYDARTQDIGLSHVTGARPEGRDFELWVIDDGQPHSLGVIPEGSSVHVAVGEALQAAIDDDAVFAITTEPPGGSPSGAPTGPVVAQGALNPI; encoded by the coding sequence ATGACGCCGGTCGACGACCATAGGCCATACAGGGAGGAGGACGACCTCGTCGCCGCCGAGTATGTGCTTGGCGTGCTTCCGGCCGACGAACGGGCGGCGGTGGCCGGGCGGATCGAGGCAGAACCCGCATTTGCCCAGCTGGTCGAGGCTTGGGAAGCCAAGCTTTCGCCGATGGCGGACGGATTCGAGGAAGTCGCCCCGCCGGGCGCGGTGCGCGAGGCCCTGCAGCAACGGCTGTTCGGGCAGGCAGCGCGCCAGCAACCCGGCGCGCTGGCGCGGATGTGGCAAAGCGTTTCGGTGTGGCGGGCGGCGACGGCGGCAGCCGCGGCGGCGCTCCTTGTCCTTGCCGCCGTCACGTTGATGGAGGCCCCTGCCCCCGACGCGGACGAGCGGTTCGTCGCGTCGCTGTCCGGCGAAGGAAGCGAGGTCCATTATTTCGTCGTTTACGACGCGCGGACGCAAGACATCGGCCTTTCCCATGTCACCGGCGCCCGTCCGGAAGGGCGGGATTTCGAGCTGTGGGTGATCGACGACGGCCAGCCTCACTCGCTGGGCGTCATCCCGGAAGGAAGCAGCGTGCATGTGGCCGTCGGCGAAGCGCTCCAGGCCGCCATCGACGACGATGCCGTTTTCGCGATCACGACCGAGCCCCCGGGCGGCTCGCCCAGCGGCGCGCCTACCGGACCCGTCGTGGCGCAAGGCGCCCTCAATCCGATCTGA